Below is a window of Streptomyces sp. WMMB303 DNA.
CGCGCTGCGCGAGTTGACCGCAGAACTGCCCGGGGGGACAGCGATGCAGGTGCCGGCCGCGGAGGCGCGGTTCCTGTCGCTGCTGATCCGGTTGACCGGTGCGTCGAGAGTGCTGGAGATCGGCACCTTCACCGGATACAGCACGCTGTGCATGGCGCGGGCCCTGCCGGACGGGGGCAGGCTGACCACGTGCGAGGTCAACAGGAAGTGGACGGACATCGCCGCCGAGTTCTGGGAACGCGCGGGGGTGGCCGACCGGATCGACCTCCGGCTCGGCGACGCGCACGAGACGCTGGCCGGGCTGCGACAGGAGGGCGGCGGCGGACGGGTCGACCTCGTCTTCATCGACGCCGACAAGAAGAGCTACCCCGCCTACTACGAGGCGTCCCTCGAACTGGTCCGGCCCGGCGGACTGCTGGTGCTCGACAACACCCTCTTCTTCGGCCGGGTCGTCGACCCGGCGGCCGACGACCCCGACACGGTCGCCATCCGCGAGGTGAACGAACTCCTCCGCTCCGACGACCGGGTGGAGCCCGTCGTGCTGCCCGTCGCCGACGGGATCACCCTGGCCCGCAAGAAGGACGCCTAGCGCACCGGCCCCCGCATCGGTGCGGGGGCCGGGCTTCTCGGGCGGCGGACCGGGGCCCGGGAAGCCCGGCCCGGTGCCCGCACCGGGCCGGGCTTCCGGGTGGTCCCGGGCGCCGGGTCAGTCCGCGGCCTGCTCCAGGACGGGGGCGGCCAGCGGCGGTGCGGTCAGCCGCAGGGTGCTCGGCGGGTCGCGGTGCTCGGCCACCAGGTGGAGCCGCTGCACGCCCTCGGCCCCGGCGGCCGGCAGCGGGTTGCGGCAGTCGCACTCCTGGTCGTCGAAGCCGGCGAACCGGTAGGCGACCTCCATCATGCGGTTGCGGTCGGTGCGCCGGAAGTCGGCCAGCAGGTGGACCCCCGCACCGGCCGCCTCGGTCGCCAGCCAGTTCAGCACCGCCGTGCCGACGCCGAAGGAGACCACCCGGCAGGAGGTGGCCAGCAGCTTGAGATGCCAGGCCGCCGGGTGCCGCTCCAGCAGCAGGACACCGATCGCGCCGTGGGTGCCGAACCGGTCGGAGAGGGTGGCGACGAGCACCTCGTGGTCGTCGTCGGCGAGGAGTGCGCGCAGGGCTTCGTCGGAGTAGTGCACACCGGTGGCGTTCATCTGGCTGGTGCGCAGGGTCAGTTCCTCCACCCTGCTGAGTTCGGCCGGGGTGGCGCGGAAGATCTGCAGGTCCAGGTCGAGGGTGCGCAGAAACTCCTCGTCGGGGCCGGTGAACTCGGCGCGTTCGGCGTCCCGGCGGAAGTTCGCCCGGTACATCGCACGCCGCTTGCCGGAGTCGACCGTCCTGGTGGCCGGGGTGAACTCGGGCAGCGAGAGGAGCTCCGCGGCCCGCTCGGCCGGGTAGCAGCGGACCTCGGGCAGGTGGAACTCGACCTCGGCGCGTTCGGCGGGCTGGTCGTCGATGAAGGCGAGGGTGCGCGGGGCGAAGTTGAGTTGCTCGGCGATCGAGCGCACCGATTCCGACTTCGGCCCCCAGCCGATGGAGGCGAGCACGAAGTACTCGGCGACCCCCAGTTCCTCCAGCCTGGCCCAGGCGGGCTCGTGGTCGTTCTTGCTGGCCACGGCCTGCAGGATGCCGCGCGCGTCGAGTTCGACGACGACCGCGCGGATCTCCTCGGCGAGCCGCACCTCGGCGTCCTCGGACAGGGTGCCCTGCCACAGCGTGTTGTCCAGATCCCAGACCAGGCACTTCACCGTGGTCGTGTGTTCGCTCACCGTCCGGTGTCCTCTCGGGTGGTTGCTGGGAGCCCGGGCTCCTCAGGTGTAGACGCTCAACGCGTGTTCGGCCAGCAGCAGTTCGCAGATCTCACTGCTGCCCTCGATGATCTCCATCAGCTTGGCGTCCCGGTAGGCGCGCGCGACCGGATGGCCGTCCCGGGCGCCCGCCGAGGCCAGGACCTGGACCGCGGTGGCAGCCCCGGCCGCCGCCTGCCGGGAGCTCACGTACTTCGCGAGCACCGTGGCCGACACCATCTCCGGGGACCGGGTGTCCCAGCAGTGGCCGGCGTGCGCGCACGCCCGGGTCGCCGTCTGTTCTGCTGCCAGCAGTTCGGCCACATGCCGGGCGACGAGCTGGTGTCCTGCCAGCGGCTTGCCGAACTGCTGCCGGGTGCGGGCGTGCCGGCCGACCGCGGCCAGGCAGCCGCGCAGGATGCCGACACAGCCCCAGGCGACGGACATCCGGCCGTAGGAGAGCGCGGTGCCGACCAGCAGTTCGGTGGACTGCCCGGCGCCGCCGAGCACGTCGCCGGCGGGCACCCGCACCCCGTCCAGTCGGAGGTGGGCGTGCCCGGCGGCCCGGCACCCCATCGGCTCGGGCACCCGTTCCACCGTGACGCCGGGTGCCGTCGCGGGCACCACGACCGCGGCGGCGCCGTCGCCGTACCGGCCGAAGACCACGAGCAGGTCCGCGTAGCAGGCAGCGGTGATCCAGACCTTCTCGCCGGTCACCACCACGCTGTCGCCGTCCGGTTCGATGCGGGTGGCCATGGCGGAGAGGTCGCTGCCCGCCTCCGGTTCGCTGAAGGCGACGGCGGCCTGCTCACCGCCCGCCAGCCGGGGCAGCAGCGCGCCGCGCTGCCGCCGTTCGCCGAGCCGCTGGACGGTCCAGGCGGCCATCCCCTGCGAGGTCATCAGACTGCGCAGGGAGCTGCACCGGCTGCCGACGAACGCGGTCAGCTCGCCGTTCTCGGCGCTGCTCAGCCCGGGGCCGCCGTAGCGCCGGGGGATCTGCGCGGACATCAGCCCCTGCGCGCCGGCCGTGCGGACGACCTCCTCGGGGATGCGTCCGGCACGATCCCAGGCGTCGGCCGAGGTCTCGTCGACCAGTTCGGCGGCGACGGCCCGGAGCCGGTCGGGTTCCGCCACGGGGCCGGCCGCAGGGCCGGCCATGGCCGTTCCGTCAGCCACGCCCGGCTCCGTCTCCGGCGTCCTCGTTCTCCCCGGCGTCCTCGGCGCGCAGCCGCTGGACGAGCGCGGTCATGGCCGTCACGGTGCGCATGTTGTCCAGCCGCAGGTCGCTGCCCGCGATCTCGACGTCGAACGCCTCTTCCAGGAAGACCACGAGCTCCATGGCGAAGAGCGAGTTGACCCCGCCGGAGGCGAACACGTCGGTGTCCACCGCGAAGGAGGTCTTGGTGCGCTCCTCCAGGAACCGGGAGATCCGCTCGGCGATGACGTCGGCGGTCGGCTCGGGCGTGGTGGTCATGACGGGTTCCCTCCGTAGTCGTAGAAGCCGCGGCCGGTCTTCCGGCCGAAGTCGCCTGCCCGGACCTTGTCCAGCAGGAGCTGATCCGGTTCGCAGCCGGGGTCTCCGGTCCTCTCGTGGAGGACTCGCAGCGAGTCGGCGAGGTTGTCCAGACCGATCAGGTCGGCGGTGCGCAGCGGGCCGGTGCGGTGGCCGAGGCCGTTCTCGAAGAGCGCGTCCACCGTCTCGGGGGGCGCGGTGCCCTCGCGTACCGCCCGGATCGCGTCGTTGATCATGGGATGCAGCACCCTGCTGGTCACGAAGCCCGGGTTGTCGGCGACCACCAGCGGGGTGCGGCCCAGCGCGGTCAGCAGCGAGACGAGCGCGGCCTCGGCCGGGGCGCCGGTCCGCCTGCCGCGGATCACCTCGACGGTGGGGATCAGGCAGGGCGGGTTCATGAAGTGGGTGCCGAGGAACTCCTGCGGCCGGGCCACGGACGCGGCCAGTTCGTCGATCGGGATGGACGAGGTGTTGGAGACCACCGGTGTCCCGGGGCCCACGAGTGCGGAGACCTCGGCCAGTGCGGCGGCCTTCACCTCGGCCAGTTCGGTGACGGCCTCGATGACGGCGGTGGCCGTCGCGCCGTCCTTCGCCGCGGTGGTGGTGGTCAGCTCGCCGGGTGCGGCGGCGTCCGGCAGCGCCCCCGTCAGCCGGGCCAGCTTCAGTTCCCGGCGGATCCGCCGCCGGGCCTGTTCGAGCCGGGCCTCGTCCACGTCGACGAGGGTGACCGGCAGCCCGGAGCCGATGCCGAGCGCCGCGATGCCGACGCCCATCACCCCGGCTCCCAGGATCATCAGCCTGTGGTCGGTCCGTTCCTCCGACACCACACCTCCAAGGAGTGTCTTGTCCCATCCGGTCATGAGCCGTTCGACCAGCTCAGTGCGGGCAGTACGACCCCGAGCGCGCCCGCCAGATCCCCGCGGTCCACCGCACGCCAGAACCCGTCCCCGGCCGCGCCCGGCGCGGCCCGGCCGGTTGCGGCCTCCGGTCCGGTCGTGGCGGCCCCGCGCGGGAACTCCTGCGGCAGCGGCCCGGAAGGCAGTTCGATCCGGCCGCGGGAGGCGCAGGCCTTCGCCCAGTCGACCGGCACCCCGGCCACCTGGGCCTCGGCCAGGGAGGTGAGCATGCGCTGCGCTGTGCTCTCCCCCATCCGCAGCGAGCCGACGGCCCGGACCTCGGTCCCGGTGTCCGCGGCGATGTCCGCCACCGGGGCGGTCAGCAGCGGATGCGCGGAGGGTTCGACGAAGGTGCTGAACCCCAGCCTCAGCAGGGTGCGCACCGCGCTGTCGAACTCCACCGTCCGGCGCAGGTTCTGGTACCAGTACTCGGTGTCGAGCGCGGCGGGGTCCAGGACGCGGCCGGTCACCGTCGAGCAGAGCAGGGTGTCGGTGGAGTGGTGGCGGAGCGGCCCGACCTCGTCGAGCAGGGGGCCGTGGAGCGCGTCGACCTGCGCCGAGTGGGAGGCGAAGTCCGAGACGATCCGGGCCACCCGGACGCCCTCGTCCACGAGTCGCGCGAACAGCTCCTCGATGGCGTCCGGGCTGCCGGCCACGCTGGTGGTGGCCGGTCCGTTGACGGCCGCGACGGCGAGCCCGCCGCCGAGCTCCGCCAGCCGTTCGCGGACCTGCGCGGCGGGCAGCGGCACGGACAGCATGGCGCCCTTGCCCGCCAGTGCCCCGGCGATGAGGCGGCTGCGCGTGGCCACCACGCGGGCGGCGTCCGGCAGCCGGAGCGCGCCCGCGACATGGGCTGCGGCGATCTCGCCCTGCGAGTGCCCCAGCACGGCCGCCGGGACCACCCCGAAGGACCGCCAGACGGCGGCGAGCGAGACCGTGACGGTGAACAGCGCGGGCTGCACCACCTCGACCCGGTTCAGCGAGGCCGCGCCGCGGCGACCGCGCACCACGTCGACCAACGACCAGTCCACGTAGGGGGCGAACGCCTCCGCGCAGGCCAGGACGCTCTCCCGGAACGCCGGGGAGCTGTCCCACAGTCCGCCGCCCATGCCGCGCCACTGGCCCCCGGCGCCGGGGAACATCATCACCACGCCACCGGACGGCCGCGCGGTGCCGCGCACCACACCCTCCTGGTCGTGCCCGGCGGCCAGCGCGTCGAGCCCGGTCAGCAGCTCCTCGCGGTCCGCGCCCACCGCGACCGCGCGGTGCTCGGCGGCGCCCCGGCCGGTCGCCAGGGCGTGTGCGACGTCGTGGCTGTCCAGTTCGGGGCGCTCGCGCAGATACGCGGCGAGCAGCCGCGCCTCGGCCCGCACCCCGGTCTCCGAGCGGCTCGAGAGCGGCCAGGGCACCGCACCGCTCAGCACGGGCCGACCCTGGTCATGGGCCTGCGGGTCCGCGGCGGTGGCGGTCAGCTCGGGGGCGGCGGCCGGCGGCTCCCGATCCGCGGCCGGGGCGGCACGGGCGGTGGAGGCCGACGGCGGCGCCTGGAACCGCCGTACGGCCACGAGCAGTTCGGTGACCCCGGGGGGCGCGGCTCCGCTGCCGGTGGCGAGTTCGAGCAGGCACAGGCCCGGCTCACCGGCGGCCCGCGCGTCGGACAGCCGTCTGAGGAGCAGCCAGCCGCCCGGCCGCGCGGTGGTACCGGCCACGGCGGTGCGCGCGATGCCGCCGCGCAGCCAGGAGAGCGCCGCCGCGACGGCGTTGCGCAGCGGCGGGTTCCCGGACGGCAGGCGCCCGACGGGCGCACCCGGCAGCGGGTCCTCGGCGGCGCCGTGCGGCCCCTCCAGGAACACCGCGGCCGCGCCGGGGTCCGGTCGGCCCGGCGCAGCGGGCCCGGGCCCGAGGGCGGCCGGGACCGTGCCCCGGAACGCGTCCGGCGCGCCGGACACCCCGAGGACCGCGATCGGGTCACCGCCCGCCGCGGTGCCCTCGGGTACGGGTGACAGCACGAAACTCACTACGGGAAACCTCCGGGAGAACGGAACCGCCGCACCGGGACCGGCGGCCGGTCAGCGGACGGGCTCGCGCCGTCGCGCGTCGAGCAACTTCACAGTGCCGCCGAGCAGATGTTCGGTAATCGTATCGATGTTGCGGCGCTGCCAGGGTTCGAGTTCGGTACCCCGCACCCAGTCGTTGAAGGCACCCATCGCGGGACCGCAGGGGATGTGGTAGTCGACCTTCCGGGTGGCGTCGCCCTGCCGCGCCAGGGACAGCCCCTGGACGAGGTAGCTCCGGAAGACCGCGGCCATGTCCTGCTTCGGGCTGCCGCTCGGCCCGACCTCGGAGAGCACCTCGGCGAAGGGACGGCGCAGGTACCGCCGCTCGATCTCGTCCCGGGTACCGGAGTCGATGTCCTGCCAGCGGTCGTGAGCACGCCAGAGCTGGTGCAGCTTCGCCGCCTTGGCCGGGTAGAACACCCCCTTGCGGACGACGGTGTTCCGCACGCCCAGCTCGAACATCTCGGGCCAGGGCGCGTCGTCCACGTCGTGTACGGACAGGCTCTGCAGGATGTCCTTGGTGTGCGGGCTGGTGGCCGCCTCGACGGTGCACTGGTTGACCGATCCCGTCAGCAGGAACTCCGCGCCCATGAACAGCGCGGCGGCAGCCGCCTCGGGCGTACCGATCCCGCCCGCCGCGCCCACGTGCACCCGCTGCCGCGCACCGGCGGTCAGCCGGTCGCGCAGCCGCAGGACCGAGGGCAGCACGGTGGCCACACTCGCCGGGCTGCTCAGCCACCCGGCACCGGCCTCGACCACCAGGTCCGTCGCGACGGGGACCGAGCCGGCACCGGCCGCCTCCTCATGGGTGAGGTGTCCGTGCTCACGCAGGTGCCGCACCACGTCCGCGGGTGCGGGCGAGAGCAACTGCTCCGCCAGGTCCGTGCGGTTCACCTTCGCCAGCACCGCTCCGCCCTTGAGCCGGAACTTCACCAGCGCGGGGGTGATCTCCAGGTGGCCGGACGCCTCCACCACCCGTACCCCCAGCCGCAGATACAGCTCCGCCAGCGCCAGCTCCCGCTCGGGGTCGGCCTGCTGGTAGGGCAGCGCCGCCCCGTAGGGGTTGTCCCGGCCCAGCCCGGCGACCACCGTGCCGAGTCCGCTCTCCACCTCGGCGGGGGTGAGGCCGCCCGCACCGTAGAAGCCCATACCGCCCGACTTGGCGAGCCGGGAGAGCAGATCCGGGCCCGAGACCCCGCCGTACATCGAGCCCGCGAGGCAGGCGTGCCGCAGTCCGTAGCGCTCGCGGAACGAGGCGGCGCCGAGATTGGTGAACTCCGCGGTCCCGTCCGGGTCCGCCCATCCTGCCGTGCTCGCCGCTCCGGCCCCGGCCGGGGCCGGAGCGGCCGGACGGGCACCACTCGCCCCGGGAGCCGGATCCGCCGGTTCGGGGGCCGGAGCGGCCCCGGGTTCCCCGGCGGCCGCGGGAGCTTCCCGCGGTCCGTCCGGGGGGACGGGCGCGGGCTCGTGCGCGGGACCGCTCGCGGACCCGGCTTCCACCCGGGACACCTCGGGTACGGCGGCCGGTGCGGCGGCCGCGGGCGGACCGGCAGCGGGCGAGTCCGCCACCGGCGCCTCCGCGGACGCCTGTTTCTCGATCCGGGCCACCAGGTTGCGCAGCACCCGGCCCGGGCCCAGCTCGACGAACTCGAACGGGCCGCGCTGCCGCAGATACCGGACCGAGTCGAGCCACCGGACGGGGTGGTCCATCTGCCGGGTGAGCCGGTGGACGAGTCCCGCCGCGTCGTGCGGCCGGGCGTCGACGTTGGCGATCACTGGGATCCGCGGTTCCTTCAGCGGGAGGCCGGCGAGGAACCGGCCGAACTCCTCGGCGGCTTCGGAGACGAACGGGGAGTGCAGCGCGCCGCCCACCCGCAGTCTGCCGTAGCGGGCCCCGGCCGCCTCGGCCAGCGGCTTGACGGCGTCCAGGCCGCTGTCGGAGCCGGCCAGCACGATCTGGTCGGCGGCGTTGATGTTGGCGATGTGGACGTCGTCGATCCCGGCGATCAGCGACTCGACGGCCGGCAGGTCGCAGCCGACGACGGCGGCCATCGAGCCGGTGGCGACCTGTCCCATCAGCTCCCCGCGGCGGGCGACCATGCGCAGTCCGGTCTCGAAGTCGAAGACTCCGGCGGCGAACAGTGCCGCGTACTCGCCCAGGCTGTGCCCCACCAGGTAGTCCGGCGGGGCCGGATCCTCCGCCAGGCGCGCCAGATAGGCGAGTGCCGAGACGGTGTAGAGCGCGGGCTGGGTGTACTCGGTCTGCCGGAGCCGGCCCTGCGGGTTGTGCTCGCACAGCTCGCGGACGGAGTAGCCGAGGACGGCGTCGGCAGTGGCGGTCTCGGCGGGGAACCGGTCGAACAGCTCGGCGCCCATGCCCTGGGACTGGGAGCCCTGGCCCGGGAACCCGTATACCTTGGCGACCTGCATCGAAGCTCCTTCCGCCACAGGCGGGGCGGACTGGACGGACGGGGCGGGCCGGACGGCCCTCGGTACGGCGCCGGCCGCGGGCCGGAAGGTGTCCCGGGCCTTGGCGAGTTGCCGGCTGTCGTGGCCGAAGATGCTCAGCAGCGGATACGAGCGGCCCCGCGCGGGGCCCAGCAGTGCGGTGGTCAGGTTGTGCAGCGTGCTGGAGGGGCCCAGGTCGAGGTAGCGGTGCGGGCCGGTCCGCTCCAGGCCCCGGACGGCGCGTTCGAACTCGATCGGACCGGACACCACCTGCCAGTAGTGCTCGGCCGTCGGACGCGCCACCGGCTCCCCGGTGGCGCAGGAGACGAGGGGGATGCGCGGCTCCCGCAGCTCCAGGCCTGCCAGCAGCTCCTGGCAGGCCGCCCGGCGGGAGTCCAGCAGCCGCGAGTGGAAGGCGTACTCGACCGAGACGCGCTGGCAGGGCACCTCAGCGGCGCGCAGCGCCGCCTCGGCGGCCGCCAGCCCCTCCTGGGCCCCGGAGACCACGAAGTGCTCGGGACCGTTGCGCGCGGCCAGGTCGGTGTGGTCCCGCAGCGCGGGCATCCGCTCATGCAGGCCGGGGTCGGCGAGCACGGCGAGCATCCCGCCGGGGGGCAGCCCCTCCAGCGCCCTGGCCTGCTCGACGACCAGTCGCAGGCACTCCGGGACGGTGAGCACGCCGGAGACCGCGGCCGAGGTGAACTCGCCCAGGCTCGATCCGAGGAGCAGGTCGGGCACGATGCCGTCCGCGCGCAGCATTTCGACCGCGGCCAGCTCGATCATCACGATCGCCGGATGGGTGACCAGGGTGTCGACGAACGGCTCCCCCACCCGACCGCCGTGGTAGAGCTGGGCCACCACCGAGCGGCCGAGCAGTTCGGCGACCATGGTGTCGAGACGGTCGAGTTCGGTGCGGAAGACCGGCTCCTGGTGGTAGAGGCTCTCGCCCATCCCGAAGTGCTGGGAGCCCTGGCCGGAGAACATGAAGACGGTCGGGGTGCTCACTGCTCACCTCCGGCGAGCGCGAGGATGTCCTTGATCACGAAGCGCCCCTCCCGGAAGCCGGACACCGGGCCGGCGGGGGCCGTGGCCCGGCGCGCCGCGGCCAGCAGGTCGCGCACCGGGGCTTCCCCGGCGTCCAGCAGGGCCCGCATGACCTCCGCGTAGGCACCCAGGAGGAAGCTGACGGTCTCGTCGGTGAACAGGTCCCGGTAGTAGGACATGTGCAGGGTCATGGTGCTGGTGGGGAAGACGTCGACCCGCAGCGGGAAACCCATCCGGGTCACGTAGTACCCCGGCGGGAACCGCTCGGAGGTGTCGATCCCGACGTTCTGGAAGACCAGGTAGCTCTCGCAGGGCAGTTGGCCGGGCGGCAGTTCGCCGTGTGCGAGGGCCTCGTCGAGCACCGTGTACTCGTGGGCCGCGACCTCCGCCATGTCGGCCATCACCCGGCGCAGCAGTTCCGGGAGGGGCTCGGCGCCGTCGATCCGGGTGCGCAGCGGCAGGATGTTCAGCGTGGGCCCGACCATGGTGTCCAGGCCCTCCAGCGCGGCGGAGCGGCCGTTGAGCAGCATGCCGTGCGCGACGTCGGCCCGGTCGCCGTCCCCGGTGAAGGCTCCGACGGTGAGCGCCCACCCGGCCTGGAACAGCGTGTTGAGCGTGGTCTTCCGTTCCGGGACCAGGGCCCGCAGCCCGGCGGCGAGGTCGTCGGGCAGGCTGATCCACTGGCGGCCGTAGCCCTCCTCGGCTCCCACCTTGTTGCCGGGAACGGCGGGCGCCAGCGCCACCGGTTCCCTCAGTCCGGCCAGTGCGCGGCGCCAGTGGTCCGCCTCGGCCGCGCGGTCGCGTGCGCGGGTCTCGGCGACGAAGTCGGCGAAGCGCAGGCCGGTCTCGGGTGCCGGGGTCTGCCCGGCCGTCAGATCGGCGATCACCGCATCGAACTGGCGGGCGATGATGTCGTAGGACCAGCCGTCCAGGCACAGGTAGCTGAGGCTGGTCACCATCAGGCAGTGCTCCTCGTCCAGGTCGGCGACGAAGTAGCGCAGCCCCCCGGGTACCGCCGGGTCGACCCCGCGCTCCCGGTCGGCCGCCAGGTGGCGCTCCAGCTCGGCGTCCTGCTCGCCGGGGGACAGCTCCCGCCAGTCGGCGTACTCGAACTCGACCCGGGGTTCGCGGTGCACGACCTGCATCGGCTCCTCGACGCCCTCCCAGACGAAGGAGGTGCGCAGCGCCTCGTAGGCGCGGGCCAGTTCGGTCGCCGCCGCGCTGAACACCGCCGGGTCGACCATCCCGCGCGGCATGGGGGTGAGCCGGTGCACCTGGAAGGCGCCGGTGGTGGGGTGGTCGAGCAGGGTGCGCAGCGCCCACGACTGGAACGGCGCCAGCGGGTGGACGGCTTCCACGGCAGGGTCGGCGCGCAGCCGGTCCAGCACGCCGGCGGCCGGATCGCCGCCGGCGTCCACGGCGTCCGCCGGCCCGGCGGACTCGGCTCGATCCGGTTCGGCCTCCGCGGTGACGGCCGCGGCCAGCTCGCCGAGGGTGCCGTGCTGGAAAAGCATCTGCGGGGTGAGTTCGATGCCGCGTTTGCGGGCGGCCGTGACGACGCGGATGGTGTGGATCGAATCACCGCCCAGCTGGAAGAAGTTGCTGCCCGCACCGACCCGGCCTGCGCCCAGCACCTCCTGCCAGATCTCGGCGAGGGCGCGTTCGGTCCCGGTGGCCGGTTCGACCACGTCCTCGGTGTCGTCGGCGAGCTCGGGCAGCGGCTCGGGGAGGGCCGTGCGGTCCAGCTTGCCGTTGGTGTTGATCGGGAAGCGGGTCAGCGGCACATACGACGAGGGCACCATGTAGTCCGGCAGCCGGTCCTTCAGGTGCGCGCGCAGTTGCGGCAGGAGCGCAGCGGCGGTGTGGGCGAACGCCGGGTCCGTCGAGGTGTCCTCCGCGCGGATGTGCTCGGCCGGCCGGTCGGCGATCCACTGCCGGGCCGTGCCGGGAGTGGCGAGCAGCACCGTGTAGCGGCCGTCGTCGGCGCCCGGCGTCCAGCTGAGCCGGGCGGTGCGGCCGAGCCGTCCGGCCAGCCGCCACCAGCGCTCCGGGTGCACCGCGCCGCCGTCGGAGGGCCCGGCGCCGTCGGCGGGCAGTGCCGGTGCCGGGTCCTCGGGACCGGCCCGGTCGAGCGCGGCGCGCGCCGCGACGACGTCGGCCAGCCGCGCGTTGGGCACACCGCGCACCACGACCGCCTCCGGGTCGCGGGTGCGGATCAGCTCCTCGACGGAGGCGAGGGTGGTCCCGTCCGCCGCCCAGTCGAGCACGGTGCCGGGCACCTGCTGGGCCACCGGCGCTCCGGTGTGCAGGACGGCGTCGTAGCGGTAGCGGTTCATCTCGTTGTCCCGCTCACCGCGCCGCAGCTGCGTCTCGACCCGGCTGATTTCGGGATGGTCGCGGCGCAGCAGGTCGAAGAAGGCGGGATCCAGGACGAGTTCGCGGTCCTGCGCGGCGGCGTGCCGGATCCGGGTCCGCGCCTGGGCGGCGCCGGGTGCGGCGTCGGCGCGGCGCAGCTCGACGTCGGCGTGGAAGGTGTCGAACACCTGGAGCGCGCGTACGTCGCCGACGAACACCGTGCCGCCGTCGGCGACGACCCGCAGCGCTCCCGCGATCACCTCGCGCAGATAGGCCGGGTCGGGGAAGTACTGGACCACCGAGTTGATGACGACGGTGTCGAACTGTCCGGTTGCGAACGCGGTCAGGTCGTGGGCGGGCAGCACGTGCAGCTCGACGCCCGACAGGTCGGGCCGGGGCTCGACCACGGTCTCGCGCAGGTTCCGGACGGCCGTCGCGGACATGTCGGTGCCGTGGTATTCGGCGCAGTGCGGGGCGATCCGGGACAGCAGCAGGCCCGTGCCGCAGCCGATCTCCAGCACCCGCTCCGGGCCCAGCTCCAGCACGCGGTCGACCGTGCTGGTCGTCCATTCCCACATGTCCATCGCGGACAGCGGCGCGCCGGTGTAACTGCTGTTCCAGCCGCGGATGTCGAAGCCCGGTTCGACGGCCGGGCCCTCGTCGTAGACCCGGTCGAACACCTCGCGCCACTCCACGCCGCGGTCGCCGTCACCGGCGGCGTCGACGGTGTCGGTGGCTCCGTCGGCTTCGGTGCCGGGGTCGGCGTCGGCGTCCCGCTGGGGGATCACGTAGGCGACGAGCCGGTTGCCGTCCGCGTCGGGAAGGACGACGGCCTCCCGTACCCCGCGGTGCTCGGCGAGCGCCGCGCCGACCTCGCCCAGCTCCACCCGGTGCCCGCGGATCTTGACCTGCTGGTCGGCGCGGCCGATGTACTCCAGTTCGCCACCGGGCAGCCAGCGCACCAGGTCCCCGGAGCGGTACTCGCGCCCGCCGGGGCCCTCGACGAACCGCTCGGCGTTCAGCTCCGGGCGGTCCAGATAGCCCAGGGTCACCCCGTTGCCGCCCACGTACAGCTCGCCGCGCACCCCGATCGGGCTGGGCTCACCGTAGCCGTCCAGCACCCGCGCCGACAGGTCGGGCATGGGGACGCCGATGGGCGACCCGGACGAGGCCCACTCCAGGTCGGCCCGGGTGATCTCGCGGTAGGTGACGTGCACGGTGGTCTCGGTGATGCCGTACATGTTGACCAGCCGGGGCTGCCGGTCCCCGTGCCGGTCGAACCACGGGCGCAGCCCCGGTACGTCCAGCGCCTCGCCGCCGAAGACCACCAGGCGCAGGGCCAGTTCGCCCGGCGGCGCCGCCTCCTCGGCCGCGATCAGGTGCCGGAAGGCCAGCGGCGTCTGGCTGAGGACGGTCACCCGCTCCTCGCGCAGCAGCCGGAGGAAGTCCTCCGGCGAACGGCTGACCGCGTGGGGGACGATGACGAGGGTGCCGCCGTGGGTGAGGGCGCCGAACAGCTCCCACACCGACATGTCGAAGCTCGCGGAGTGGAACAGGGACCAGATGTCCTGCGGACCGAACCCGAACCAGTGGTCGGTCGCCGCGAACAGCC
It encodes the following:
- a CDS encoding non-ribosomal peptide synthetase, translating into MSLDEKAGAGSDRLSPQKRALLAKLAGGRRQPGSAAGGGIPRRDPGVRPPLSFAQRRLWFLDQMVPGSPAYNVVMTFAISGPLRPDLIGRAVDEIVRRHEALRTTLPDEDGEPWQRVAEELTVPVVTHDLRAEPERLDARIAELAREPFDLAEGPLLRVVLFRLAEERWVVFLNAHHVVVDGWSLGLFWEELLTLYDAYDAGRPSPFKELPIQYPDFALWQREHLSGERLENQLSYWRERLSGITEHLELPFDRPRPAVQNFEGGDAELVFPGAVRDGLQELAREQGVGLYTVLLAALQALLHRWTGQRDIPVGSPVTNRTHTDVEPLIGFFVNTLVHRTQVSGEQTFADLVAAVQEGASGAQRNQEVPFEAIVEDLRPERYLSQNPLFQVCFNFLPARPLRSPAGLTVERISGVRNATSKFDLWISIVDRNDDLLVEVEYNSAVFDHATVDRLLAAYRTVLEAVGRDAGTTIARLPVMTDQERARIEDEWGPQSGTVPVPAEPAHELFAEHARRAPDAVAVRHEGTGFTYREIDEQSDALARVLRDRGVGRGTLVALATERAPELVSGVLGILKAGGAYVPIDPAYPAERIRYLLDDSKARIVVTQRHLADRLAAGGAAVVTVEGHPPAAAPGRLPGAGPQDPAYVIYTSGSTGRPKGVQVSHANLTRLFAATDHWFGFGPQDIWSLFHSASFDMSVWELFGALTHGGTLVIVPHAVSRSPEDFLRLLREERVTVLSQTPLAFRHLIAAEEAAPPGELALRLVVFGGEALDVPGLRPWFDRHGDRQPRLVNMYGITETTVHVTYREITRADLEWASSGSPIGVPMPDLSARVLDGYGEPSPIGVRGELYVGGNGVTLGYLDRPELNAERFVEGPGGREYRSGDLVRWLPGGELEYIGRADQQVKIRGHRVELGEVGAALAEHRGVREAVVLPDADGNRLVAYVIPQRDADADPGTEADGATDTVDAAGDGDRGVEWREVFDRVYDEGPAVEPGFDIRGWNSSYTGAPLSAMDMWEWTTSTVDRVLELGPERVLEIGCGTGLLLSRIAPHCAEYHGTDMSATAVRNLRETVVEPRPDLSGVELHVLPAHDLTAFATGQFDTVVINSVVQYFPDPAYLREVIAGALRVVADGGTVFVGDVRALQVFDTFHADVELRRADAAPGAAQARTRIRHAAAQDRELVLDPAFFDLLRRDHPEISRVETQLRRGERDNEMNRYRYDAVLHTGAPVAQQVPGTVLDWAADGTTLASVEELIRTRDPEAVVVRGVPNARLADVVAARAALDRAGPEDPAPALPADGAGPSDGGAVHPERWWRLAGRLGRTARLSWTPGADDGRYTVLLATPGTARQWIADRPAEHIRAEDTSTDPAFAHTAAALLPQLRAHLKDRLPDYMVPSSYVPLTRFPINTNGKLDRTALPEPLPELADDTEDVVEPATGTERALAEIWQEVLGAGRVGAGSNFFQLGGDSIHTIRVVTAARKRGIELTPQMLFQHGTLGELAAAVTAEAEPDRAESAGPADAVDAGGDPAAGVLDRLRADPAVEAVHPLAPFQSWALRTLLDHPTTGAFQVHRLTPMPRGMVDPAVFSAAATELARAYEALRTSFVWEGVEEPMQVVHREPRVEFEYADWRELSPGEQDAELERHLAADRERGVDPAVPGGLRYFVADLDEEHCLMVTSLSYLCLDGWSYDIIARQFDAVIADLTAGQTPAPETGLRFADFVAETRARDRAAEADHWRRALAGLREPVALAPAVPGNKVGAEEGYGRQWISLPDDLAAGLRALVPERKTTLNTLFQAGWALTVGAFTGDGDRADVAHGMLLNGRSAALEGLDTMVGPTLNILPLRTRIDGAEPLPELLRRVMADMAEVAAHEYTVLDEALAHGELPPGQLPCESYLVFQNVGIDTSERFPPGYYVTRMGFPLRVDVFPTSTMTLHMSYYRDLFTDETVSFLLGAYAEVMRALLDAGEAPVRDLLAAARRATAPAGPVSGFREGRFVIKDILALAGGEQ